Proteins from a genomic interval of Prionailurus viverrinus isolate Anna chromosome F2, UM_Priviv_1.0, whole genome shotgun sequence:
- the ATP6V1C1 gene encoding V-type proton ATPase subunit C 1 isoform X1: MTEFWLISAPGEKTCQQTWEKLHAATTKNNNLAITSKFNIPDLKVGTLDVLVGLSDELAKLDAFVEGVVKKVAQYMADVLEDSKDKVQENLLANGVDLVTYITRFQWDMAKYPIKQSLKNISEIIAKGVTQIDNDLKSRASAYNNLKGNLQNLERKNAGSLLTRSLAEIVKKDDFVLDSEYLVTLLVVVPKLNHNDWIKQYETLAEMVVPRSSNVLSEDQDSYLCNVTLFRKAVDDFRHKARENKFIVRDFQYNEEEMKADKEEMNRLSTDKKKQFGPLVRWLKVNFSEAFIAWIHVKALRVFVESVLRYGLPVNFQAMLLQPNKKTMKKLREVLYELYKHLDSSAAAIIDAPMDIPGLNLSQQEYYPYVYYKIDCNLLEFNRFTLRTDFHPGPVTWRKREQEDEQKLSRISNPESSFDVFCCFLGMWMTSLDGSVTNHS, translated from the exons GTTGGCACACTGGATGTCTTGGTTGGTTTGTCGGATGAACTGGCTAAACTGGATGCATTTGTAGAAGG gGTGGTTAAGAAAGTGGCTCAATATATGGCTGATGTATTGGAAGATAGTAAAGATAAAGTTCAGGAGAATCTGTTGGCCAATGGAG TTGACTTGGTTACTTATATAACAAGGTTTCAGTGGGACATGGCTAAATATCCAATCAAGCAGTccctgaaaaatatttctgaaataattgCCAAG ggagTGACTCAGATTGACAATGACCTGAAATCTAGAGCATCCGCATATAATAACTTGAAAGGGAATCTTCAGAATTTGGAACGGAAGAATGC AGGAAGTTTGCTAACTAGAAGTTTAGCAGAAATTGTGAAGAAGGATGACTTTGTTCTTGATTCAGAGTATCTCGTCACATTACTGGTCGTGGTTCCCAA GTTAAACCACAACGACTGGATTAAGCAGTATGAAACACTAGCTGAAATGGTAGTTCCAAGGTCTAGCAA tgTACTCTCAGAGGACCAAGACAGTTACCTTTGCAATGTCACCTTGTTTAGGAAGGCAGTTGATGACTTCAGACACAAAGCCAGGGAAAACAa ATTCATCGTTCGTGACTTCCAGTATAATGAAGAGGAGATGAAagcagataaagaagaaatgaacaggcTTTCTACTGACAAGAAAAAGCAGTTT gGACCACTTGTACGGTGGCTGAAAGTAAATTTCAGTGAGGCGTTTATTGCGTGGATTCATGTGAAAGCGTTGAGAGTTTTTGTTGAGTCTGTCTTAAG GTATGGCTTGCCCGTGAACTTCCAAGCAATGCTCCTTCAGcccaataagaaaacaatgaagaaactaagagaaGTATTATATGAATTGTATAAACATCTAGACAGCAGTGCGGCAGCTATTATTGAT GCTCCTATGGATATTCCAGGCTTAAACCTGAGTCAGCAGGAATACTACCCCTATGTGTACTACAAGATTGATTGCAACTTGCTGGAATTCAA CAGATTCACCCTTAGAACAGATTTTCATCCGGGCCCCGTgacgtggagaaaaagggaacaaG aggaTGAACAGAAACTATCCAGAATATCAAATCCAGAGAGCAGCTTTGATGTATTTTGCTGTTTCCTAGGTATGTGGATGACCTCTTTGGATGGTTCTGTGACAAATCATTCTTAA
- the ATP6V1C1 gene encoding V-type proton ATPase subunit C 1 isoform X2: MTEFWLISAPGEKTCQQTWEKLHAATTKNNNLAITSKFNIPDLKVGTLDVLVGLSDELAKLDAFVEGVVKKVAQYMADVLEDSKDKVQENLLANGVDLVTYITRFQWDMAKYPIKQSLKNISEIIAKGVTQIDNDLKSRASAYNNLKGNLQNLERKNAGSLLTRSLAEIVKKDDFVLDSEYLVTLLVVVPKLNHNDWIKQYETLAEMVVPRSSNVLSEDQDSYLCNVTLFRKAVDDFRHKARENKFIVRDFQYNEEEMKADKEEMNRLSTDKKKQFGPLVRWLKVNFSEAFIAWIHVKALRVFVESVLRYGLPVNFQAMLLQPNKKTMKKLREVLYELYKHLDSSAAAIIDAPMDIPGLNLSQQEYYPYVYYKIDCNLLEFKFTLRTDFHPGPVTWRKREQEDEQKLSRISNPESSFDVFCCFLGMWMTSLDGSVTNHS; encoded by the exons GTTGGCACACTGGATGTCTTGGTTGGTTTGTCGGATGAACTGGCTAAACTGGATGCATTTGTAGAAGG gGTGGTTAAGAAAGTGGCTCAATATATGGCTGATGTATTGGAAGATAGTAAAGATAAAGTTCAGGAGAATCTGTTGGCCAATGGAG TTGACTTGGTTACTTATATAACAAGGTTTCAGTGGGACATGGCTAAATATCCAATCAAGCAGTccctgaaaaatatttctgaaataattgCCAAG ggagTGACTCAGATTGACAATGACCTGAAATCTAGAGCATCCGCATATAATAACTTGAAAGGGAATCTTCAGAATTTGGAACGGAAGAATGC AGGAAGTTTGCTAACTAGAAGTTTAGCAGAAATTGTGAAGAAGGATGACTTTGTTCTTGATTCAGAGTATCTCGTCACATTACTGGTCGTGGTTCCCAA GTTAAACCACAACGACTGGATTAAGCAGTATGAAACACTAGCTGAAATGGTAGTTCCAAGGTCTAGCAA tgTACTCTCAGAGGACCAAGACAGTTACCTTTGCAATGTCACCTTGTTTAGGAAGGCAGTTGATGACTTCAGACACAAAGCCAGGGAAAACAa ATTCATCGTTCGTGACTTCCAGTATAATGAAGAGGAGATGAAagcagataaagaagaaatgaacaggcTTTCTACTGACAAGAAAAAGCAGTTT gGACCACTTGTACGGTGGCTGAAAGTAAATTTCAGTGAGGCGTTTATTGCGTGGATTCATGTGAAAGCGTTGAGAGTTTTTGTTGAGTCTGTCTTAAG GTATGGCTTGCCCGTGAACTTCCAAGCAATGCTCCTTCAGcccaataagaaaacaatgaagaaactaagagaaGTATTATATGAATTGTATAAACATCTAGACAGCAGTGCGGCAGCTATTATTGAT GCTCCTATGGATATTCCAGGCTTAAACCTGAGTCAGCAGGAATACTACCCCTATGTGTACTACAAGATTGATTGCAACTTGCTGGAATTCAA ATTCACCCTTAGAACAGATTTTCATCCGGGCCCCGTgacgtggagaaaaagggaacaaG aggaTGAACAGAAACTATCCAGAATATCAAATCCAGAGAGCAGCTTTGATGTATTTTGCTGTTTCCTAGGTATGTGGATGACCTCTTTGGATGGTTCTGTGACAAATCATTCTTAA